From the Nocardiopsis changdeensis genome, one window contains:
- a CDS encoding class I SAM-dependent methyltransferase, giving the protein MTDEQFPDAPPPEMFRAEYWDERFAAPERIWSGNPNVALVAEAAGLEPGRALEVGSGEGDDARWLAERGWEVTATDISAVALEKAAARVAEQVPEAAARITWRQADIYTWVPPEGAYDLVTSHYLPPRPERRAEVFGGLAAAVAPGGTLLLVSHALRDLEDGVPRPPWPEMFPTLEDMAALVPEDRWETVTLEERPRPAVYNGTEYTIHDVVLRARRRS; this is encoded by the coding sequence ATGACCGATGAGCAGTTCCCCGACGCGCCCCCGCCGGAGATGTTCCGCGCGGAGTACTGGGACGAGCGCTTCGCCGCGCCGGAGCGGATCTGGAGCGGGAACCCCAACGTCGCGCTGGTGGCCGAGGCGGCCGGCCTGGAGCCGGGCCGGGCGCTGGAGGTCGGCAGCGGCGAGGGCGACGACGCCCGGTGGCTGGCCGAGCGGGGCTGGGAGGTGACCGCCACGGACATCTCCGCGGTGGCCCTGGAGAAGGCGGCCGCCCGGGTCGCCGAGCAGGTGCCCGAGGCCGCCGCCCGGATCACGTGGCGGCAGGCCGACATCTACACGTGGGTGCCGCCGGAGGGCGCCTACGACCTGGTGACCTCGCACTACCTGCCGCCGCGCCCGGAGCGGCGGGCGGAGGTGTTCGGCGGGCTGGCCGCGGCGGTCGCCCCGGGCGGGACCCTGCTGCTGGTCTCCCACGCCCTGCGCGACCTGGAGGACGGGGTGCCGCGCCCGCCGTGGCCGGAGATGTTCCCGACCCTGGAGGACATGGCGGCCCTGGTCCCCGAGGACCGCTGGGAGACGGTGACCCTGGAGGAGCGGCCGCGCCCGGCCGTCTACAACGGCACCGAGTACACCATCCACGACGTGGTCCTGCGCGCCCGCCGCCGCTCCTGA
- a CDS encoding gas vesicle protein K, with the protein MSETDGRPPGTTARADPDEAREAGANGVDGVLAPLRDVLDATAERREEGAGAHSGSARQRLRHRIETEPDTVERDLIKLVLTVVELVRQLMERQALRRVDQGDLTEDQEERIGMTLMLLEERMTELRDRYGLTAADLNLDLGPLGSLLPRDPEG; encoded by the coding sequence ATGTCGGAGACGGACGGACGCCCTCCGGGGACCACGGCCCGCGCGGACCCGGACGAGGCGCGGGAGGCCGGCGCGAACGGTGTGGACGGCGTCCTCGCTCCGCTCCGGGACGTGCTGGACGCGACGGCGGAGCGGCGGGAGGAGGGCGCGGGCGCGCACTCCGGTTCGGCCCGGCAGCGGCTCCGCCACCGCATCGAGACCGAGCCCGACACGGTCGAGCGCGACCTGATCAAGCTCGTGCTCACCGTGGTCGAGCTCGTGCGGCAGCTCATGGAGAGGCAGGCCCTGCGGCGCGTGGACCAGGGGGACCTCACCGAGGACCAGGAGGAGCGGATCGGCATGACCCTCATGCTGCTGGAGGAGCGCATGACCGAGCTGCGCGACCGCTACGGCCTCACCGCCGCCGACCTCAACCTGGACCTGGGGCCGCTGGGCTCCCTGCTTCCGCGCGATCCCGAGGGGTAG
- a CDS encoding gas vesicle protein, whose protein sequence is MSPAPREREGPPADGSPFGEARSLTTVLDEDLPLADREISLVDLLDRVLAKGVMITGDVTVSIADVDLVRISLRALVSSINEDVPSPWEHGHPLSGWIRP, encoded by the coding sequence GTGAGCCCGGCGCCCCGGGAGAGGGAAGGACCGCCGGCGGACGGCTCCCCCTTCGGGGAGGCCCGATCCCTGACCACGGTGCTCGACGAGGACCTCCCCCTGGCCGACCGCGAGATCTCCCTGGTCGACCTCCTCGACAGGGTCCTGGCCAAGGGCGTGATGATCACCGGGGACGTGACCGTGTCCATCGCGGACGTGGACCTCGTCAGGATCTCCCTGCGCGCGCTGGTCTCGTCGATCAACGAGGACGTGCCCTCGCCCTGGGAGCACGGCCACCCCCTGAGCGGGTGGATCCGGCCATGA
- a CDS encoding GvpL/GvpF family gas vesicle protein, with translation MNRAEQASYAYAVCRPFDPGELDGLTGVGGHPVHLVTRGGLAAVISTVPAAEFDEQALRTRLEDLRWLEEVARAHHGVVAGVAARSVTAPLRLATVYRSDDRVREVLDENAAAFEETLDSLAGRVEFGVKVYAEAARPARAPEPAAPLPGESPGKAYLRRRREQRDRRDDTWEKASDLCERVSLALERHSLARVRHQPQNAALSESSGENVMNSAYLVDRGRAAEFVGAVEALAAEAPEGTRVEASGPWTPYSFASLRTDGEGT, from the coding sequence ATGAACCGGGCTGAACAGGCGAGTTACGCCTACGCCGTGTGCCGGCCCTTCGACCCCGGGGAGCTCGACGGGCTCACCGGTGTGGGCGGCCACCCCGTCCACCTCGTCACCCGGGGCGGGCTCGCCGCCGTGATCAGCACCGTCCCCGCCGCCGAGTTCGACGAACAGGCCCTGCGCACCAGGCTGGAAGACCTCCGGTGGCTGGAGGAGGTGGCGCGGGCGCACCACGGCGTCGTGGCCGGGGTGGCCGCGCGGTCGGTGACCGCCCCCCTGAGGCTGGCCACCGTCTACCGGAGCGACGACCGGGTGCGGGAGGTGCTCGACGAGAACGCCGCGGCCTTCGAGGAGACCCTGGACTCCCTGGCGGGCCGGGTCGAGTTCGGGGTGAAGGTGTACGCCGAGGCGGCCCGCCCGGCGCGCGCCCCCGAACCCGCGGCCCCCCTCCCCGGGGAGAGCCCGGGCAAGGCGTATCTGCGCAGGCGCAGGGAGCAGCGCGACCGGCGCGACGACACGTGGGAGAAGGCGTCCGACCTGTGCGAGCGCGTGTCCCTGGCCCTGGAGCGGCACTCCCTCGCCCGGGTGCGGCACCAGCCGCAGAACGCGGCCCTGTCGGAGTCCTCCGGCGAGAACGTCATGAACAGCGCCTACCTCGTGGACCGGGGGCGGGCGGCGGAGTTCGTCGGGGCCGTGGAGGCGCTGGCGGCCGAGGCGCCGGAGGGCACCAGGGTGGAGGCCTCCGGGCCGTGGACCCCCTATTCGTTCGCGTCCCTGCGCACGGACGGGGAGGGGACGTGA
- a CDS encoding gas vesicle protein has product MSEPTPWRGGPSEIRPSGRASSANLADVLERVLDKGVVIAGDIKINLLDIELLTVKLRLLVASVDKAKEMGIDWWEHDPALSSGASRRRNDELAAENERLRERLAALEEHRAGQVEAPEAAASVEDARTERLEEDGHEPG; this is encoded by the coding sequence ATGAGTGAACCCACACCCTGGCGGGGCGGTCCCAGCGAGATCCGCCCTTCGGGAAGGGCGTCGTCCGCCAATCTGGCCGACGTCCTGGAACGCGTTCTCGACAAGGGCGTCGTGATCGCGGGCGACATCAAGATCAACCTGCTGGACATCGAACTCCTCACGGTCAAGCTCCGGCTGCTCGTCGCCTCGGTCGACAAGGCCAAGGAGATGGGCATCGACTGGTGGGAGCACGACCCGGCGCTGTCCTCCGGTGCCTCCCGGCGCCGGAACGACGAGCTGGCCGCGGAGAACGAGCGGCTGCGCGAGCGCCTCGCGGCCCTGGAGGAGCACCGGGCGGGGCAGGTGGAGGCGCCGGAGGCGGCGGCCTCCGTCGAGGACGCGAGGACGGAACGGCTGGAGGAGGACGGCCATGAACCGGGCTGA